In Chryseobacterium viscerum, the sequence GGAGCTGTTTTAGGTTTTGGGTAAGTTTTTTTGACTGTTTCTCCAATTTCAAAGTTAACCGGATTTTTGAAAATGGGTCCATCGAAAGTAAAGGTATGAAACTCTCCGTTTTCTCCGCATGGATCTACATTTTCAGGAAGATCATCTATAAATTTCTGATCAATAATTCTTCCTGCAAAGCTTTTGTCCAGATAAGATCCGTTGACGCAGGTTACAATGGTTTTAAAACCAAGCTCTAGAAATTCATAGATGAGGTTGGATGTATTTTGTTTCCACAGGGGGAATACAGCCTTCATACCAATCGCATTTAATTGGTTTTCCCTGTATTTTCGCAGATCTTCCAGAAAAATATCACCGAAAACGGAATAAGTAATACCCTGCGCCTGAATTCCGGCCATCGTTGTGCTCATGATTTGCTGATATTCTTCCATTGATGGTTCTTTAGGAAGCTCCATTTTAATCAAGGGAATTTCGATACTTTCAGCTTGTTTTTCTAAAAGAGAAACGTGTACACCATGCATGGAAATCCTTTGGAATTCTTCATTAATACTTGTAAGAAGTGTAGAAACTTCATATTGATCTTCCTGTAGTATTTTGTAAAGAGCAAGCGCAGAATCTTTTCCGCTGCTCCAGTTGAATAAAGCTTTTGGTTTCATTTTGAAAATAAAAATCTCCCAAAAATAAGGAGATTTTGTGGCTTAATAATTTTTGTTTTGAATTTCTTTAATTGGAACAAATCCACCATTGAAGTAATCAATCTTCATTTCAAAAGGATAGGCCGGATTGGTCATGATCAGGACACCAATTGCACCAAAGAATGCGGCTCCGGTCAGCATCATGCTTCCCGCATTGGGATTTGACCTTATTTTTCCAATGAAATAGTAATCATTATCTCTTTTTACTGCCTTGGTAAAAAGATTTTCTATGGAAAGGTAGATATATGGATCTCCTTTATACACAATAGCATAAATGTTGTCTTTTTTAATTTCTTTTTCTTTGCCGTCTGCCACTTCATAAATTCTTACAATTTTTGGTGCATTACCGTAGAATTTGACATTTGTGATTTCTTGGTCCGGCTGTTGATTTTTTAAAGAATTATAATTTTTATATACTCCGTCTTTCAGCTGAGGTGAATTGTAAAAACTGATTAACTGCTTGGCTGTATTATCAAAGTTATTTATTTGTTCAAACGTATAATTATTGTTCGTTTCAGGCTTTTTAGACGCGTTTTTACTGATGAAATCTACGAGCATTTCGCTTCCTTTTTCAAGGGTTTTTGTGGTAACATCAGTTGCTTTGACATCAATTACGGTATCGGTCTGATCCATCAAAGAGTAAGTCCCATCATTATTTTTTGAAAACAGAAATCCCTGAAAATAGCAGTAGCCATGTTCACTGAGTTTAGCAGTAACCTCTGCAAAGTACAATTGCTTCAGGTACAGAACCATTGTTCCGTCTTCGGTATTATCTCCATTGATGCTGTTCAGGATACTTTGAAATTGACTTGATATACTGGAGGTGGGAACCACTTTAGCTTTGGCATTCAACATTCCCTGCTGTACAATTCCTAAAGAAGTGGTGTCTTCTCTTTTATCAATAAGTTTTATCGTTTTATAATAACTTTTCTCTATTTTGTGGCTGGGAAGGCTGATGGTAAATGGTTCGGTACGTTTCTGGCCCCATAAAGAAGATGTAAGACACATGAAGACTAAGAAAAGGATTTTCTCAAAATTTATTTTCACAGCTATATTTTTCATTGTTAATTAGTTTTAAAATTAAAAATACAAAAAAACCTCAAAGAATTTCTTTGAGGTTTTGTTTATAAAAAATGTCTGTCAAATGATGGGCTTACATGTTTCTTCTGTATTTACCGCCCACTTCGAATAGAGCATTGGTAATTTGTCCTAAAGAACAGTATTTTACAGCATCCATCATCACTTCAAATAAGTTTTGCTGGTTGATGGCAGCATGCTGAAGTTGTTTCAGAGCCTCTTCAGATCTGCTGTCATTCGCTTGCTGGAAGTTGTGCAGAGATTCAATCTGTGATTGTTTTTCTTCTTCAGTAGAACGGATAACTTCTCCTGGTAAAACGGTTGGTGAACCATCTTTTCCTAAGAACGTGTTTACTCCAATGATTGGATATTCACCCGTGTGCTTCAACCACTCGTAATGCATAGACTCTTCCTGGATTTTTGAACGCTGGTACATTGTTTCCATCGCTCCAAGAACACCACCTCTTTCAGTGATTCTGTCAAATTCCGTATATACAGCTTCTTCCACAAGATCCGTTAATTCTTCAATGATGAATGATCCCTGAAGCGGATTTTCGTTTTTAGCCAGTCCTAATTCTTTATTGATGATCAGCTGAATTGCCATTGCTCTTCTTACAGATTGCTCAGTAGGAGTTGTAATCGCCTCATCATAAGCATTGGTGTGAAGTGAATTACAGTTATCATAGATCGCATAAAGTGCCTGAAGAGTTGTTCTGATGTCATTGAAATCAATTTCCTGAGCATGCAGAGAGCGGCCTGAAGTCTGAATGTGGTATTTCAGCATCTGGCTTCTTTCGTCAGCACCGTATTTTAATTTCATAGCTTTTGCCCAGATTCTTCTTGCTACACGCCCGATTACTGAATACTCAGGGTCGATACCGTTGGAGAAGAAGAAAGATAAGTTTGGTGCAAAATCATTGATATCCATTCCACGGCTTAAGTAATATTCCACATAAGTGAAACCGTTGGCCAGTGTGAATGCTAATTGGGAAACAGGATTTGCTCCTGCTTCAGCAATGTGATAGCCTGAAATGGAAACAGAATAGAAGTTTCTTACCTTTTCTCTGATAAAATACTCCTGAACGTCACCCATTAGTCTAAGGGCAAATTCTGTAGAGAAGATACACGTATTCTGAGCCTGGTCTTCTTTTAAGATGTCAGCCTGAACAGTACCACGAACGGTAGCAATCGTTTTAGCTTTAATTTCTGCGTATACGTCTGCAGGAATTACTTCATCACCTGTTAATCCTAAAAGCTGTAATCCTAAACCATTATTGGATGGAGGAAGTTCACCTTTGTATTTTGGTCTTTCTAAACCTTTGTCGTCAAATTTCTCCTTAAGCTTAGCTTCTACTTTAGCTTCTAAACCGTTTTCTTTGATATATTTTTCAACATTCTGATCGATGGCCGCATTCATAAAGAAAGCCAATAGCATTGGTGCAGGACCGTTGATTGTCATTGAAACCGAAGTCAGTGCATTAACCAGATCAAATCCGGAATACAATTTTTTAGCATCATCCAGGGTTGCAATAGAAACCCCTGCATTTCCGATTTTACCGTAAATGTCTGGTGGTAAAGCAGGATCCTGGCCATATAATGTTACAGAGTCAAAAGCTGTAGATAAACGTTTTGCCGGCATTTCTGCAGAAACATAATGGAATCTTCTGTTGGTTCTTTCAGGCCCTCCTTCCCCGGCAAACATCCTTGTCGGATCTTCTCCGGTTCTTTTAAACGGATAAATTCCGGCTGTATAAGGAAAGCTTCCCGGAAGGTTTTCCTGTCCTTTCCATTTGATCAGATCACCCCAGTCATTGTATTTTGGTAATGAAATTTTTGGAATTCTCAAATGAGATAAAGATTCTGTTGACGTTTCCACTTTAATCTCTTTTCCTCTTACAAAATAAGAGTAAAATTCTGCCTGAAAAGCTTTTTTCGTATCATCCCAGGTCTTCAGGAAGTCGATATTTTCCTGTTGAAGATGTTTTTCTGCCTTTTGATATTCGGCATCTAAGACCTCATTGGAAATTATATTTTTTACTCCTTCAATATGATACATTGTTCTGGCCAGTTCAGCCTGTTTTTCAATATTGATGTCATATTGTTTGTTGTTTTCAACGATTTCAGAAAGGTAACGAACTCTTTTCGGAGGAATAATGGTTACTTCTTCTGTGATTTCCTGTTCTACAAATGCATTTAGTTTTAAATCAACAAATTTTTCATTTACCTTTGAAACCAGTCTGTTGTATAATTCTGTTGTTCCGTGGTCATTAAACTGAGACGCTTTTGTAGCATATACAGGCATGTCCTCCAGCGGGCTTTCCCATAAAAGATGGTTTCTCTGGAACTGTTTTCTCACTGCCTGAAGAGCATCAAGAGCACCTCTTTTGTCAGATTTGTTTAATGCTACAAGATCCGCATAATCTAACATGTCAATTTTTTCCAGCTGCGTAGATGCTCCATATTCAGGAGTCATTACATACATAGAAACATCGGCAAAATCTGACACTTCTGAACCAGACTGTCCGATCCCTGAAGTTTCCAGGATGATGACATCAGGATGAGCCAGCTTCAGTACATTCAATGCAGAATGAATGAATGGAGAAACGGAAACGTTATTTTCTCTGGTTGCCATAGAACGCATGTAGACTCTAGGATCATTGATCGCGTTCATACGTATTCTGTCTCCTAATAAAGCACCTCCGGTTTTCTTTTTTGAAGGGTCAATAGAGATAATAGCAATTTTTTTATCAGTGTTTGAACGTAAGAAACGTCTTACCAATTCATCTGTTAAAGAAGATTTACCAGCTCCTCCGGTACCTGTAATACCGATAATTGGAATGGTTAAATCCTTAGACTTTTCATCAATTGCTTTTACAAGCTCAGGTTTTTCTTCTGAGAAGTTTTCAACAGCAGAGATAATACTGGCAATGCTTGTTGAGTTTTCAAAGCTGATGGCATCCAGATCTTTTGCAGTTACATCTTTTCCTGTAGCAAAATCTGATCTGTGTACAAGATCATCAATCATTCCCTGAAGCCCAAGTTCTCGGCCGTCATCCGGAGAATAAATTCTGTCAATTCCATAAGACATCAGATCTTTGATCTCTTCCGGAAGGATTACACCACCGCCACCGCCAAAAATTTTGATCTGTGGTGAGTTTTTTTCTCTCAACAGGTCATAGATATATTTGAAATATTCTGTGTGACCTCCCTGATATGAAGTTAATGCAATAGCATTGGCATCTTCCTGGATTGCTGTATTTACAACTTCCTCTGCTGATTTATCGTGTCCTAAATGGATCACTTCGCATCCTGTTCCCTGAATAACACGACGCATAATATTGATCGCAGCATCATGCCCGTCAAATAATGAGGCAGCAGTTACGATTCTTACCTTGTTGGTTGGAGTATATTTTTGGGTTTCCATAAAAATTCTAGAAAGTTTCTAAGTTTTCAAATATAACAATAAAAAAAGAACCATGTGTTTGATTTTATTCTTTTGACTGTCAATGGGTTGGTTGTGTTTATTTAATTATATGTCCCCTTTTTGAGCCGGATACTTTGAAAGTTGGGAAACCACAGAGTTAAAACAAGTTGCAGCCTCTTCATTTTCAAAGGCACTCATCTTTATATTCTCAAATTAAATTCTCTACTTTTGCAGAATATTTTTACAGCCATGCAAAAAGCTTTGATGTACTTCGGATTGGGAACGGTAATAAGCTTCCTGATTAACTATTTCTTTTTAAGTTCACAGAATATCGGACTTGATCTTTATTATGCCATTGCCTTTGGTTCTGCCTGGGGGCTAGCCTATTATCTGGATACTCCCAATTTTTCACTGCCTAAGAAATTAGGATTGTCATTTGTAGGGATGGGAATTCTTGTTCTGGCAGGAACTTTAATTTTTAAACTTGAATTGGCGATTCCGTCTATTCTGAAGTTTTCAACCGTTTTCGTTGCATATTATTTATTTGCAAGCTTCAGAGGAAATAAATCTCTTCGTAACTAGTGCATCATTATAAAGCTGGTGTACATTAGCAGAAGCCCCATACATAGGATTCCGATAAAATTAATCATGAATAAAAATATTCCTTTAAAAATGCTTATCGTTCGGGTGCTTTCATAGACTCTGTGATGAGCCGCAAAAAAATAAACGAACATATAAAGAACAGTTGCGGTATAAATCAATAGATACAAAAAAGTTAAAAGGCTGGAGTCAGGAAGGAGATCGGTAATTTTATCAAAAACGATTAAGATAAGTGTTCCTAATAATAAGAAGGAAAAATAATGGAGGGTAAAAATTCCATGATCGAAATACCACCATTTCTTTTTATTATGAAAAACCCAAAGAAAGAAAGCAAAAACCGGAAGATAGATGAATAGTGCTTTAGGAAGGGTATGTATCATTGTTTCCTTGAACTTTTCAAAAATCTGATCCTTGTTATAGCCTTGCTCCTGCATATGGAATATCTTCTTGGCAAATGGTTTCAAAAAGCTGTAAACGGCTTGGTTATTCTTGTCTTTAGATTGAAGAGAATCATATTGTTTCATACTTCGGGCGCTTAGCACGCTAAGTTTTCCATCTTTAGTTTCTCCTAAAGCATCGGTCTCAATGCCATTTCCGTTCACTTCGGTTACTTTAACATCTTTGTCTCCTTTTGAGTTAAATTTCTTTTTTAATTGGTCTTTGGAAAGGTTTTGCTTCAAGCTGTCTGTAAACTTTACAGTGTTCTCATTTTTTTCTTTTTCTTTTTCAATTTTTCTGGCATTGTGTTCTTTTTTATGATGTTCCACTGCTTCCTCTTCTGATCCGGGGAAAAGGGAAGGAAGAAAGAATGTAATAAAGCTTATAAAAATATAGAGCTTCACGGGGGCAACATACAATTGTCTTTTCCCTGCCAGATATTCTTTGGTAAGTTTTCCTGGGCGGGTTAATAAGTATTTGATTGTTTTCCAGAATTCGCCATCATAGTGGGTGAAATCCTCAATGAAATGAGTGAAAAGAAAATGAAACGGCTGCTTAGGTTCTGTATTTTCCTGTCCGCAGTGTGGGCAAAACCTTTCATTAACCTGATGTCCGCAGTTCAGGCAGGTTTTATCATCTCTTAGTTTTCCGTGGCTCATGAATTATGGAATATGATTAACACAAATATAATTATTTCAATGAAACTGTAATTATATTAATATGTTTTACGGAAATTTTTAAAGTAAATTTAATAAAAGAAAGAGTTGAGGGAATGAACTCTTTGCTGTATCACCTGTGTTTTTAGAATCTTCTAAGCGTTTTTTTTCATCGCCACAACAATTTACAAGATGCATGCCAAAATTATAAAAGTGTTAAAATCTATTGATATAGGGATCTATAGACCGGATTCTATAGATAAAATAAAATATGTTTTTGGGTTACAAAAATAATTTGTACCTTTGCACACCCTTTTAGGGGTAAATTATGTTTAATCTTTAACTAAAACGTGTGAATACATTAAGTTACAAAACTGTTTCAGCGAACAAAGCTACTGCGAATAAAGAATGGGTTGTGGTAGACGCTGAAGGACAGCCGTTAGGTAGATTAGCTTCTACGGTTGCAAAGATTTTGAGAGGTAAGCACAAAACGAACTTTACACCTCACGTAGATTGTGGTGATAACGTGATCGTTTTGAATGCTGGGAAAATTACACTTTCCGGAAACAAGTGGGCTGATAAGACTTACATCTGGCATACAGGATATCCTGGTGGACAGAAGTCTATGACTGCGGCTGAACTTCAAAAGAAAGATTCTTTAAAGGTATTAGAGAAGTCTGTAAAAGGTATGTTACCTAAAAACAGACTAGGAGCTGCTATCCTTAAGAACCTTTATTTATATGAAGGAACTGAGCACAAACATGAAGCTCAACAGCCTAAAACAATTAATGTTAACGAATTTAAATAATTAATTATGTCTATAGTTCACAAAATCGGAAGAAGAAAAACTTCTGTAGCAAGAGTTTATGTAAGACCAGGTTCTGGAAACATTACAGTAAACGGTAAAGACGCTAAAGAATATTTCTCTACAGACGTGATGGTTTACAAATTAAACCAACCGTTTATCCTTTCTGAGACTGTTGGTCAGTATGACGTTACCGTAAACGTATTCGGTGGTGGAAATACAGGTCAGGCAGAAGCTATCAGATTAGGTATTTCAAGAGCTTTATGCGAAATCAACGCTGAATTCAGATTAGCATTGAAACCAGCTGGTTTACTTACAAGAGACGCAAGAATGGTGGAAAGAAAGAAGCCAGGTCAGAAAAAAGCAAGAAAGAGATTCCAATTCTCAAAACGTTAATTTTCAGACTTCAGATTCAAGATCTCAGATTTCAGAATTTTTTCGGTCTGTTGTCTTTTATCTAAAATCTATTTATCTAAACAAAAAAATTGCCCGTTACGTTTAGCATCCAAACGCTTCTCCCATCTAAAGAAGTTGTTGATTGTTTAAAAGACGGAAAGTAAACTAACAAAAACAGAAAACATGGCAAAAGCAAATGTAAAAGACCTTTTAGAGGCTGGCGTACACTTCGGTCACATGACTAGAAAGTGGAACCCAAATATGGCTCCATACATTTTTATGGAGAAAAACGGTATTCACATTGTAGACTTACATAAAACAGCAGTTAAATTAGATGAAGCTTGCAGCGCTTTAGAAAAATTAACTTCTGCAGGTAAAAAAGTTCTTTTCGTAGCTACTAAGAAGCAAGCGAAAGAAGTTGTTGCAAAACACGCTTCTGAACTTAATATGCCTTATATTACTGAAAGATGGCCAGGAGGTATGTTAACGAATTTCGTTACTATCAGAAAGGCTGTAAAGAAGATGAATGCTATCGACAAAATGAAAAAAGACGGTACGTTCGAAACTTTATCTAAAAAAGAAAGATTACAAGTTGACAGACAAAGAGCTAACTTAGAAAAGAACTTAGGTTCTATCTCTGACATGGTTCGTCTTCCTTCTGCAATCTTTGTTGTAGATATCTTGAGAGAACACATCGCTGTAACTGAAGCTAAGAAATTAGGTATTCCAGTTTTCGGTATTGTTGATACAAACTCTGACCCTAGAAAAGTTGACTTCGTTATCCCAGGAAACGATGATGCTTCTAAATCTATCGATATGATCTTGAGCATTGTTTCAGAATCTATCAAAGAAGGTCAGTCTCAAAGAAAAGCTGATAAAGAAAAATCTAAAGAAGAAGGAGAAGTAGTATCTGCTGATAAAGATGCTGACTTCGATGCAGAATAATTAAAGATTTTCTTTAATATAGGAAAAACGCTGGATTTCGGTCCAGCGTTTTTTTATTGTTTTATAATACTAAGGTTTCTTAGGACACACCGTAAATTCTGGGAAATCAGGATCTGTACTTGGGACAACTACTCCTATTCTGCATACACCGCTGCAGCACATTTCTCCCATTTCGAAATTACAGCCGTCTATACAGCTTCTGTATCCTCCTTTGATTGTTCTTAGCTCAGTTCTTGAAACTTTCTTTAAATTTTTCATGGTTTTTAGTTTAGTTTTTTTCCTACTCTATATGCTTTTCGGAATCCGCAATTATGTATTTCTAAATATATGGAATTATTTATAATGTGTTTGATTTTATGAAATAATATTTTGATTTTGTGATATTTAGTGGTAATGGAGCGATTTTTAGAGTTTCTACAACAATGTAATATTAGCTTAGCTGCCCGATATTTATCTTATTCTGATGGATTTAAAGAGAGTATTTACAGCTTGCTTAGTTTTTTTCATATCTTAGGTTAATTCTTTTTGAGATCACTCAATAAAACCACTTATGAAGACTCAATAATTCAGTTCAGTTTCATAATTAAATAATAGTACTTGATATGAATTAAAATAAAAACCCACAGAATCCTGCGGGTTATATATTAGTTTGAAAGCTTTATAGAATATGAGGTGGTGACAAACTTTGTAGACTGATAGGTTGAGTTACAAATAAGTCCGGATAATCTGTAGTTTTGATTTTTAGGAACCATTGTGTATCCTACTTTTCCAGAACCGATAGGAATTTTTTTGAAGAAATTATTCCCGCTTACCGTAAGTACCATATTGCATGGAGATAGGTTTTCTACTGAAATAGAGGTTCTGGGGTTTTTCGGATCATCATCGTTAAGAAGATCACTAAGAACAGCTGCAGTTTCCGGTTTATAGGTCTTTATAAGTTCGTTATATTCTCTTTCCGTATTGGCTCTGTTACCTGAATTACCGGTAGAGGAAGGGTAGGAGGTTCTTACCGGATAGCTGCCATAATTTACATTACAGCTGGCAAGGATCATTGAAATCCCGGTAAAAACTAATAGCTTTTTCATACTAGTTTACTTTTTGGTTTTTCTTTTTTTCGAAGACTTCTTTACTTCGGCTGTTTCCTTTTTGGAAGGCTTTGCTTCTTTTTCGGGGAGTCTAGGATTATCAATCGTTACAAATATACTTTTTTTAATGTCTTTCTGAGAGATGTATTTCATATCGCAGATATTACTGTTGAGCGTATATGAACCCTTATTGATCACAATAAAATTTTCTCCATGGGCTGGAACGGCAAGGTTGTAATAATCTTTTCCTTCAATCCTCAGTACGATATTACAGTCTGAATTATTTTTGAATAAGAGTATCGCTTCCTTGCGGGTAATATCTTCATTGAACATTGCATTCAGAAGTTTCACCGTTTTTTCTTTATGCTCAGCAGAGGTTTCAGTGATAAGTTTTTTAAACTCCTCAGCGTCATCTGAATGAGGGTTTCTCATGATGCTTTTAGGAATATCGGAAATGACAGGCCTTGCTTCCATAGGCTTGGCTGTGCGGGCTCCTTTTGTCCATTCAGCATTTTTTAAAGCGATAAGCTTAGGTTTCAGTACGCTTTTCTTCGGATCATCCGGATGGGTGTTCTTAATGTACTCTTCAATTTCTTTAATATCAATGCTTTTCAGAATGTCTTTATTTGCTTTTTTCTGAGCAGATATTAAGTTGGGGAACAGAAATGTGAAGAATAAAAAGAAAACAGTTAAAAGTTTTTTTTTCATCAATTGTTATTTTTATTTCATCAGCTTATCCGGAATTTAATGTAAGTAATTGTTTTTCCTTTCGCTGAGAAAAGTTCTTCATAATAGGTTTTGATATCTCTGAGGTGCTCAGTATTAGGGTCATATTCCGGTGCTCCGTAGATATCATGATGTGCACTAATGATTTCATAGCCAGCTCCCTGCAAATATCCCAGTGTATATCCATGTAAGAACTCTGAATCGGTTTTTAAATGAATAATACCGCCAGGTTTCAGAAACTTTTTGTAACGGTTTAAAAAATCAGGGTGAGTCAATCTGTGCTTTGTTCTTCTATATTTTATCTGTGGATCCGGGAATGTAATCCAGATTTCATCTACTTCATTTTCAGCAAAAAAATGATCCACAAGCTCGATCTGTGACCTAAGAAAAGCTACATTATTCATGTTGCTGTCTACTGCTTCTTTAGCACCAAACCAGAATCTTGCCCCTTTAATATCAATTCCGATAAAGTTTTTTTCAGGAAATGTTTTTGCAAGTCCTACAGAATATTCTCCTTTTCCACAACCTAATTCCAATACAATAGGGTTGTCATTTTTAAAGAAATTTTCTCTCCATTTTCCTTTAAGTTCAAAACCTTGTAAGGCATCTTCCCTTGTAGGTTGGATTACATTTGGTAATATTTTGTTTTCTGCAAATCTTGCTAATTTATTCTTGCCCATTGAGTTATAAAATGAGTGCAAAAATAGTGAAAATTTATGGAGAATCTCTGCCTTTTGATGGTAAAAGACAGAGAGATAATCTGTTTATGATTGTAGCTACTGGCTTCCTAAAGCCACCATAATAGGTCTTTCAATTGTTTTTTGTGAAGCATATTGAGCACCACAAACAAGGCTGGTGAAAAGATACTGGCCTTTTTCTATAACAATTGAACCTTCACCCTGAGCAGGTACAGCCAGTCTGTACTTGGTAGTACCTACACCTTCCATCCTTACAATGATATTACAGTCTGATTTATTTTGAATCAGAACAATGCATTCTTTAGAATTGGGGTCATTATCGAATAAAGAGTTGAGGATTTTTACAGTTTTATTTTTGTGCTCTATGGGAGATACCGCCATAAGCATATTGAATTCTTCTGCTTCTGCATTAGGAATTGCTGTATTGGCTGAAGCATTGACAACAAAAGTATTCTGAGCAGTGCTCGGAGTATAAACGGTGGTAGGTTGTTTTGCTGCTAATTCAGCCTTATATTTTGCAATCTGCTTTTGTTTGATAATAGCATTCATTTCATCAAAGGTGATCTTTGTAGAAGGTCTTCTCCTCAGCATGGCAAGCATTTCCTGCATGTCTTTTACTTTCTGATCGGCCGGATGTGCATTTTTGATGTATTCTTTCATCATGTCCATTACTCTTGGTTTCAGGACAGATCTCCGCGGATCATCAGGATGGGCATCTCTTAAGAAGGCATTAATTTCGTAGATATTCTTACTTTTCAGAATATTACTATAGTCTTTCCCCTTTTTTTGAGCAGACATAGTAAAGAAAAACATACAACAAAGAAGTAAAAGTACTTTTTTCATTAATTGATATTAAGTTTAAAATTGGGTGCTTTTCTCTTAATTTGCGTTTTTGGCTGTTAGTTTTTTATTTGGATAACGAAATACAGGTCTTTTTA encodes:
- the rpsB gene encoding 30S ribosomal protein S2, with protein sequence MAKANVKDLLEAGVHFGHMTRKWNPNMAPYIFMEKNGIHIVDLHKTAVKLDEACSALEKLTSAGKKVLFVATKKQAKEVVAKHASELNMPYITERWPGGMLTNFVTIRKAVKKMNAIDKMKKDGTFETLSKKERLQVDRQRANLEKNLGSISDMVRLPSAIFVVDILREHIAVTEAKKLGIPVFGIVDTNSDPRKVDFVIPGNDDASKSIDMILSIVSESIKEGQSQRKADKEKSKEEGEVVSADKDADFDAE
- the rpsI gene encoding 30S ribosomal protein S9 is translated as MSIVHKIGRRKTSVARVYVRPGSGNITVNGKDAKEYFSTDVMVYKLNQPFILSETVGQYDVTVNVFGGGNTGQAEAIRLGISRALCEINAEFRLALKPAGLLTRDARMVERKKPGQKKARKRFQFSKR
- a CDS encoding DUF3667 domain-containing protein — translated: MSHGKLRDDKTCLNCGHQVNERFCPHCGQENTEPKQPFHFLFTHFIEDFTHYDGEFWKTIKYLLTRPGKLTKEYLAGKRQLYVAPVKLYIFISFITFFLPSLFPGSEEEAVEHHKKEHNARKIEKEKEKNENTVKFTDSLKQNLSKDQLKKKFNSKGDKDVKVTEVNGNGIETDALGETKDGKLSVLSARSMKQYDSLQSKDKNNQAVYSFLKPFAKKIFHMQEQGYNKDQIFEKFKETMIHTLPKALFIYLPVFAFFLWVFHNKKKWWYFDHGIFTLHYFSFLLLGTLILIVFDKITDLLPDSSLLTFLYLLIYTATVLYMFVYFFAAHHRVYESTRTISIFKGIFLFMINFIGILCMGLLLMYTSFIMMH
- the trmB gene encoding tRNA (guanosine(46)-N7)-methyltransferase TrmB; amino-acid sequence: MGKNKLARFAENKILPNVIQPTREDALQGFELKGKWRENFFKNDNPIVLELGCGKGEYSVGLAKTFPEKNFIGIDIKGARFWFGAKEAVDSNMNNVAFLRSQIELVDHFFAENEVDEIWITFPDPQIKYRRTKHRLTHPDFLNRYKKFLKPGGIIHLKTDSEFLHGYTLGYLQGAGYEIISAHHDIYGAPEYDPNTEHLRDIKTYYEELFSAKGKTITYIKFRIS
- the rplM gene encoding 50S ribosomal protein L13, coding for MNTLSYKTVSANKATANKEWVVVDAEGQPLGRLASTVAKILRGKHKTNFTPHVDCGDNVIVLNAGKITLSGNKWADKTYIWHTGYPGGQKSMTAAELQKKDSLKVLEKSVKGMLPKNRLGAAILKNLYLYEGTEHKHEAQQPKTINVNEFK
- a CDS encoding diphthine--ammonia ligase, with product MKPKALFNWSSGKDSALALYKILQEDQYEVSTLLTSINEEFQRISMHGVHVSLLEKQAESIEIPLIKMELPKEPSMEEYQQIMSTTMAGIQAQGITYSVFGDIFLEDLRKYRENQLNAIGMKAVFPLWKQNTSNLIYEFLELGFKTIVTCVNGSYLDKSFAGRIIDQKFIDDLPENVDPCGENGEFHTFTFDGPIFKNPVNFEIGETVKKTYPKPKTAPEEEDGEYVFWFCDLLLK
- a CDS encoding DUF6759 domain-containing protein, yielding MKKKLLTVFFLFFTFLFPNLISAQKKANKDILKSIDIKEIEEYIKNTHPDDPKKSVLKPKLIALKNAEWTKGARTAKPMEARPVISDIPKSIMRNPHSDDAEEFKKLITETSAEHKEKTVKLLNAMFNEDITRKEAILLFKNNSDCNIVLRIEGKDYYNLAVPAHGENFIVINKGSYTLNSNICDMKYISQKDIKKSIFVTIDNPRLPEKEAKPSKKETAEVKKSSKKRKTKK
- a CDS encoding methylmalonyl-CoA mutase family protein: METQKYTPTNKVRIVTAASLFDGHDAAINIMRRVIQGTGCEVIHLGHDKSAEEVVNTAIQEDANAIALTSYQGGHTEYFKYIYDLLREKNSPQIKIFGGGGGVILPEEIKDLMSYGIDRIYSPDDGRELGLQGMIDDLVHRSDFATGKDVTAKDLDAISFENSTSIASIISAVENFSEEKPELVKAIDEKSKDLTIPIIGITGTGGAGKSSLTDELVRRFLRSNTDKKIAIISIDPSKKKTGGALLGDRIRMNAINDPRVYMRSMATRENNVSVSPFIHSALNVLKLAHPDVIILETSGIGQSGSEVSDFADVSMYVMTPEYGASTQLEKIDMLDYADLVALNKSDKRGALDALQAVRKQFQRNHLLWESPLEDMPVYATKASQFNDHGTTELYNRLVSKVNEKFVDLKLNAFVEQEITEEVTIIPPKRVRYLSEIVENNKQYDINIEKQAELARTMYHIEGVKNIISNEVLDAEYQKAEKHLQQENIDFLKTWDDTKKAFQAEFYSYFVRGKEIKVETSTESLSHLRIPKISLPKYNDWGDLIKWKGQENLPGSFPYTAGIYPFKRTGEDPTRMFAGEGGPERTNRRFHYVSAEMPAKRLSTAFDSVTLYGQDPALPPDIYGKIGNAGVSIATLDDAKKLYSGFDLVNALTSVSMTINGPAPMLLAFFMNAAIDQNVEKYIKENGLEAKVEAKLKEKFDDKGLERPKYKGELPPSNNGLGLQLLGLTGDEVIPADVYAEIKAKTIATVRGTVQADILKEDQAQNTCIFSTEFALRLMGDVQEYFIREKVRNFYSVSISGYHIAEAGANPVSQLAFTLANGFTYVEYYLSRGMDINDFAPNLSFFFSNGIDPEYSVIGRVARRIWAKAMKLKYGADERSQMLKYHIQTSGRSLHAQEIDFNDIRTTLQALYAIYDNCNSLHTNAYDEAITTPTEQSVRRAMAIQLIINKELGLAKNENPLQGSFIIEELTDLVEEAVYTEFDRITERGGVLGAMETMYQRSKIQEESMHYEWLKHTGEYPIIGVNTFLGKDGSPTVLPGEVIRSTEEEKQSQIESLHNFQQANDSRSEEALKQLQHAAINQQNLFEVMMDAVKYCSLGQITNALFEVGGKYRRNM
- a CDS encoding DUF6759 domain-containing protein; protein product: MKKLLVFTGISMILASCNVNYGSYPVRTSYPSSTGNSGNRANTEREYNELIKTYKPETAAVLSDLLNDDDPKNPRTSISVENLSPCNMVLTVSGNNFFKKIPIGSGKVGYTMVPKNQNYRLSGLICNSTYQSTKFVTTSYSIKLSN
- a CDS encoding bacteriocin-like protein → MKNLKKVSRTELRTIKGGYRSCIDGCNFEMGEMCCSGVCRIGVVVPSTDPDFPEFTVCPKKP